The Thiothrix subterranea genome has a segment encoding these proteins:
- a CDS encoding aspartate carbamoyltransferase catalytic subunit, which produces MLHAHLSPGPLPSRMQLTKDGKLKHFLTIEGLPPLLLEEILDRAEQFVTLPNKQQKKAPLLRGKTVMNLFFENSTRTRVTFEIAAQRLGADVTNLDIRTSSASKGETLLDTVRNLEAMNADMFVVRHEHAGAAHFIARYCAPHISVLNAGDGRHSHPTQAMLDMFTIRQKKGSFQPLKVAIVGDVLHSRVARSQIHALTTLATGEVRVVAPKTLVPAGIEKMGVNVFHHMEEGIEDVDVVIMLRLQRERMQTALLPSEREFFKLYGLTEARLKHAKPDAIVMHPGPINRGVEIDSRVADGMQSVILEQVTNGIAVRMAVMSMIMGPQGGAA; this is translated from the coding sequence ATGCTCCACGCTCACCTTTCCCCAGGGCCGCTACCGTCGCGTATGCAATTGACCAAAGACGGCAAGTTGAAACACTTTCTGACTATCGAAGGTTTGCCGCCGCTATTGTTGGAAGAGATCCTTGACCGTGCCGAACAATTTGTCACCTTGCCGAATAAACAGCAGAAAAAAGCCCCCCTGCTGCGCGGCAAAACGGTCATGAACCTGTTTTTCGAGAACTCCACCCGTACCCGTGTGACGTTTGAAATCGCCGCACAACGGCTGGGTGCAGATGTCACCAACCTCGACATTCGCACCTCGTCGGCATCCAAAGGCGAAACCTTGCTGGATACGGTGCGCAATCTGGAAGCGATGAACGCCGATATGTTCGTGGTGCGCCATGAACATGCGGGCGCGGCGCATTTCATTGCCCGCTACTGCGCACCGCACATCAGCGTGCTGAACGCGGGCGATGGGCGGCATTCGCACCCCACCCAAGCGATGTTGGATATGTTCACCATCCGCCAGAAAAAGGGCAGTTTCCAGCCTTTGAAAGTGGCAATTGTGGGCGATGTGTTGCATTCGCGGGTAGCACGTTCGCAAATTCACGCCCTGACCACGTTAGCAACCGGCGAAGTGCGCGTGGTTGCCCCGAAAACGCTCGTGCCTGCGGGCATCGAAAAAATGGGCGTGAACGTATTCCACCACATGGAAGAAGGCATTGAGGATGTGGATGTGGTGATTATGCTGCGCCTGCAACGCGAACGGATGCAGACTGCGCTGCTGCCCTCCGAACGCGAATTTTTCAAACTCTACGGCTTGACTGAAGCCCGCCTGAAACACGCTAAGCCCGACGCGATTGTGATGCACCCCGGCCCGATTAATCGCGGCGTGGAAATTGATTCACGGGTCGCCGATGGAATGCAGTCGGTAATTTTGGAACAAGTCACCAACGGCATTGCGGTGCGCATGGCGGTGATGTCGATGATTATGGGGCCACAAGGGGGTGCGGCATGA
- a CDS encoding UPF0175 family protein, which yields MQTFTIRDLREHTGELSRTAEQGQLALVTRHGQPLFVSVPFSDTLLAFGVHVALATHLFQSNSMSLGKSAKLARMSIAEFTEHVSRLGIPVVNYDPAELDQELAYLNA from the coding sequence ATGCAAACCTTCACCATCCGCGATTTACGCGAACATACTGGCGAACTCAGCCGTACCGCCGAGCAAGGGCAATTGGCGTTAGTGACCCGTCACGGGCAACCGTTATTTGTCAGCGTTCCCTTTAGCGACACCCTGTTAGCGTTTGGCGTACACGTCGCGCTTGCTACCCACCTGTTCCAATCCAACAGCATGAGCTTGGGTAAATCAGCCAAATTGGCACGGATGTCCATCGCAGAATTTACGGAACACGTCAGCCGCTTAGGCATTCCCGTGGTGAATTACGATCCGGCGGAATTGGATCAAGAACTCGCCTACTTGAACGCATGA
- a CDS encoding dihydroorotase produces the protein MSLLIRNARVVDPASGLDGQRTLLIDGGRIAAIAETSAAFVADEEINAKGLWVFPGAIDLSAWLREPGLDQKATLASETFAAATSGITTLCYQPEPRASFDNAAQVKLIYDLNRRSQYANVEVLGNLTQGLKGEQLSNMASLKRAGCVGVSNGLQPFHSLQTLRRAMEYAATHDLTVFIYPLEHALAAGGYMHEGEVSARLGLPAIPSAAETVAVAQTLALASHTGAKVHFCRLSARLSVRLVRQAKASDLEITADVAAHQLFLTDRDVSDFNPLCHVMPPLRSTRDLEALREGLADGTIDAICSDHQPHEVDAKLAPFQQTEPGISALETLLPLTLRLVEDGVLSLSEALRKVTIAPASIIGSEAGEISVGAPADLVLFDPAALWELDLNHMHSSGQNSPFGGWNFNGAVKRTLLAGKTVFSV, from the coding sequence ATGAGTTTGTTGATACGCAACGCACGGGTGGTTGACCCCGCCAGCGGCTTGGATGGGCAGCGCACGTTGTTGATTGACGGCGGGCGGATTGCGGCAATTGCCGAAACGTCCGCCGCGTTTGTTGCCGATGAGGAAATCAATGCCAAGGGGTTGTGGGTATTTCCCGGTGCAATTGATTTGTCCGCGTGGCTACGTGAGCCGGGGTTGGATCAGAAAGCGACGTTGGCAAGTGAAACCTTCGCTGCCGCTACCAGTGGCATTACCACCCTGTGTTACCAGCCGGAACCGCGTGCCAGCTTTGACAATGCCGCGCAGGTGAAGCTGATTTACGATTTGAATCGCCGTTCGCAATACGCCAATGTCGAAGTATTGGGCAATTTGACCCAAGGGCTGAAAGGCGAACAACTGAGCAATATGGCGAGTCTGAAACGCGCCGGTTGCGTGGGGGTGAGCAATGGGCTGCAACCGTTTCATAGCTTGCAAACCTTGCGCCGGGCGATGGAGTATGCCGCCACGCACGACCTCACGGTGTTCATTTACCCTTTGGAACATGCGCTGGCAGCGGGTGGTTATATGCACGAAGGTGAGGTGTCGGCACGTTTAGGGTTGCCCGCGATTCCTTCGGCGGCGGAAACCGTGGCGGTGGCACAAACCTTGGCACTTGCCAGCCATACGGGGGCGAAGGTGCATTTTTGCCGCTTATCGGCGCGTTTGAGTGTGCGCTTGGTGCGTCAAGCCAAGGCAAGCGACCTTGAGATTACTGCCGATGTCGCCGCGCACCAATTGTTCTTGACCGATCGCGATGTCAGCGATTTCAACCCGCTGTGCCATGTGATGCCGCCGTTGCGCTCTACCCGCGATTTGGAGGCACTGCGCGAAGGGCTGGCGGATGGCACGATTGACGCGATTTGTTCCGACCATCAGCCGCACGAAGTCGATGCCAAACTTGCGCCATTTCAGCAAACCGAACCGGGGATTTCGGCGCTGGAAACCTTGTTGCCGCTGACTTTGCGACTGGTGGAGGATGGCGTACTGAGCTTGTCGGAAGCCTTGCGCAAAGTGACGATTGCCCCTGCCAGCATTATTGGCAGCGAAGCGGGGGAAATCAGCGTGGGCGCTCCGGCGGATTTGGTGTTGTTTGACCCGGCTGCGTTGTGGGAGCTGGATTTGAACCACATGCACAGCAGCGGGCAGAATTCGCCGTTTGGGGGCTGGAATTTTAACGGTGCGGTGAAACGCACGTTATTGGCAGGAAAGACTGTTTTTAGTGTGTAA
- a CDS encoding mobile mystery protein A, with amino-acid sequence MKQVFRDLKLQQTSHALEYWRQAMLPTRPSNGWIHAIREALGMTSVALAKRLGMTDAGLRHLEKAERDEAITLATLRKVATALDCELKYALIPRKPLEDVLSERAEQLAREQVLPVAHSMALEDQGVYHAVTDKQIQQLAKALREGSRRELWK; translated from the coding sequence ATGAAACAGGTTTTTCGTGATCTCAAATTGCAGCAAACCAGCCACGCGCTAGAGTATTGGCGGCAAGCTATGCTTCCCACCCGCCCCAGCAATGGCTGGATTCATGCTATTCGTGAAGCGCTGGGCATGACCTCGGTGGCTTTAGCAAAACGCTTGGGTATGACCGATGCCGGTTTGCGCCATCTTGAAAAAGCGGAAAGAGATGAGGCCATTACGCTGGCAACGCTACGCAAAGTGGCGACAGCATTGGATTGTGAGTTGAAATATGCGCTCATTCCGCGTAAACCGCTCGAAGATGTTCTGAGTGAACGCGCCGAACAATTAGCCCGAGAACAAGTGTTGCCCGTAGCGCATTCAATGGCCTTGGAAGATCAGGGCGTTTATCACGCGGTTACCGATAAACAAATTCAGCAACTCGCCAAGGCATTGCGCGAAGGTTCACGGAGGGAGTTGTGGAAATGA
- a CDS encoding type II toxin-antitoxin system Phd/YefM family antitoxin yields the protein MEVMSYSNFREKLASVLDAISNNSTVVKVTRQNGKAAIVMSLEDWERDQETLYVLQNKSLMRQIAESLQTHQAGKGRVADKDVLDEIVGI from the coding sequence ATGGAAGTGATGAGCTATTCCAACTTCCGCGAAAAACTGGCTTCGGTACTGGATGCTATTAGCAACAACAGTACCGTCGTGAAAGTCACGCGCCAAAATGGCAAAGCAGCCATTGTGATGAGTCTTGAAGATTGGGAGCGTGATCAAGAAACGCTGTATGTCTTGCAGAATAAATCCCTGATGCGCCAGATTGCGGAGTCATTACAGACACATCAGGCAGGTAAAGGACGTGTAGCCGACAAGGATGTGCTGGATGAAATCGTTGGTATTTGA
- a CDS encoding replication protein, with product MSLARDWIGAALAADLTQNQLKAFLALFHQTLCYGKEADALTDKRLSKLAGVRIDRLKTAVDTLVEKGIIDVSEHCIFNAEYRIPEDLLYANGHAFFVPSLPKIGMDFRKTEEASENRAHTTNTFTANNLTPTTTEASLSSIFEIEEELQYPETFGKPEKARAAIILDSLSPKVANDCLLLLNQAMQQGMVKAPHGYLYRLTEKARNGTLDTTGLRATTQATEQKIENNHRHQLKAIADEINGIDSLYKLAGITLDPITATNRANLVAKYNQLAGCHP from the coding sequence ATGAGCCTAGCCCGCGACTGGATCGGCGCAGCACTCGCCGCTGACCTCACCCAAAACCAACTCAAAGCATTCCTCGCCCTGTTTCACCAAACCCTCTGCTACGGCAAAGAAGCCGACGCACTCACCGACAAACGCCTCAGCAAACTCGCAGGCGTTCGCATAGACCGCCTAAAAACCGCCGTAGACACCCTCGTCGAAAAAGGCATCATAGACGTATCAGAACACTGCATATTTAACGCCGAGTACCGAATCCCCGAAGACCTGCTCTACGCCAACGGGCACGCTTTTTTTGTACCCAGCCTTCCGAAAATCGGCATGGATTTCCGAAAAACGGAAGAAGCTTCCGAAAATCGGGCACATACCACTAATACCTTTACCGCTAACAACCTTACCCCTACAACGACGGAAGCCAGCCTGTCGTCGATTTTTGAGATTGAAGAAGAACTCCAATACCCCGAAACCTTTGGCAAACCAGAGAAAGCCCGTGCAGCCATCATTCTCGACAGCCTCAGCCCGAAAGTTGCCAACGACTGCCTGCTCCTGCTCAACCAAGCCATGCAACAAGGCATGGTCAAAGCCCCTCACGGCTACCTCTACCGCCTCACCGAAAAAGCTCGCAACGGCACACTCGACACCACCGGGCTAAGAGCAACCACGCAAGCCACCGAACAAAAAATCGAAAACAACCACCGCCACCAGCTCAAAGCCATCGCCGACGAAATCAACGGCATTGACTCCCTCTATAAGCTGGCAGGCATCACCCTAGACCCCATTACTGCCACCAACCGTGCCAACCTCGTGGCAAAATACAACCAACTAGCAGGATGTCACCCATAA
- a CDS encoding DUF3368 domain-containing protein, with product MKRIIVADTSPLIALAKLQQLTLLGSAFASVHIPLTVLSEATRDLQRPDARLIRDFATEHLIVHDDADNDFCAQLRQTLDEGEVQALHLARQLHCGVLMDEQMGRHVAQSYQIPVVGVLGVLLNAKQSGAIPALAPLIRALQAHEYRLSNVLVQKVLLVAGEG from the coding sequence ATGAAACGCATCATTGTCGCTGACACCAGCCCATTGATTGCGCTGGCAAAACTGCAACAACTCACGTTGTTGGGCAGTGCATTTGCCAGTGTACATATCCCGCTTACTGTATTAAGTGAAGCCACCCGTGATCTGCAACGCCCTGATGCACGCCTGATTCGGGACTTTGCTACCGAACATTTGATTGTGCATGACGATGCCGACAATGATTTTTGCGCCCAATTGCGCCAAACATTGGATGAAGGCGAAGTGCAAGCCCTGCATCTAGCGCGTCAACTGCATTGCGGTGTCCTCATGGATGAACAGATGGGGCGGCACGTCGCCCAAAGCTACCAAATTCCCGTGGTAGGTGTGCTGGGCGTGTTACTCAACGCCAAACAATCAGGCGCAATTCCCGCTCTTGCCCCCCTTATCCGTGCCTTGCAAGCACACGAATACCGCTTATCAAACGTCTTGGTACAAAAAGTGTTGCTGGTAGCAGGTGAAGGTTAA
- a CDS encoding mobile mystery protein B, translated as MNFEYSPGATPLDPDEAQGLLPAHITTQGDLNIWEQTNILQGELWAARQHKRELLDEAFIRELHRRMFDQTWRWAGTFRSSDKNIGVDWLQIAMQLRNLVDNTRYQVAHQVFPADELAVRFHHQLVAIHPFPNGNGRHARLMADLLVQRLGMPRFSWGSASLIDTGEVRNAYLEALRTADRHNIALLLAFART; from the coding sequence ATGAATTTTGAATATTCGCCCGGTGCAACACCGCTTGACCCTGACGAAGCCCAAGGTTTATTGCCTGCCCATATCACCACCCAAGGTGATTTAAACATTTGGGAACAAACCAATATTCTGCAAGGTGAATTATGGGCAGCACGCCAACACAAGCGTGAGTTGCTGGATGAGGCGTTTATTCGGGAACTGCATCGCCGTATGTTTGATCAGACTTGGCGCTGGGCGGGTACTTTTCGTTCCAGCGACAAAAATATCGGCGTGGACTGGCTACAAATCGCTATGCAGCTTCGGAATCTCGTGGATAACACACGCTATCAGGTGGCGCATCAGGTTTTTCCAGCGGATGAATTGGCAGTACGTTTCCATCACCAATTGGTTGCTATCCACCCGTTTCCGAATGGCAATGGGCGGCACGCACGGTTAATGGCGGATTTGCTGGTACAACGGTTGGGAATGCCACGCTTTAGTTGGGGCAGTGCGTCATTGATCGATACGGGTGAAGTACGGAATGCTTATCTGGAAGCATTACGGACAGCGGATCGGCACAATATCGCGCTCTTACTGGCATTCGCACGCACCTAA
- the cobO gene encoding cob(I)yrinic acid a,c-diamide adenosyltransferase: MTDTDKNTRHQLRMARKKAIIDANIANADQEKGLLLVLTGNGKGKSSSAFGMVGRSLGHGMKVGVCQFLKSRTDTGEEAFFGKQARCEWHVLGDGFTWETQNREQDIATSERGWAVAQAMLTDASYDLVVLDELTYLLNYGYLDADQVLDTIGARPPMQHVVVTGRAASETLRDFADTVSDITDVKHAYRDGIKAQPGIDL; the protein is encoded by the coding sequence ATGACTGACACCGATAAAAACACCCGCCACCAACTGCGCATGGCACGCAAAAAAGCCATTATCGACGCCAACATCGCCAATGCTGACCAAGAAAAAGGCTTGTTACTGGTGTTGACCGGCAATGGCAAAGGCAAATCCAGCTCCGCATTTGGCATGGTGGGGCGCTCCTTGGGGCATGGCATGAAAGTAGGTGTCTGCCAATTCCTCAAAAGCCGTACCGACACCGGCGAAGAGGCGTTTTTTGGGAAACAAGCTCGCTGCGAATGGCACGTATTGGGCGACGGTTTTACCTGGGAAACCCAAAACCGCGAACAAGACATTGCGACCTCGGAACGCGGCTGGGCAGTGGCACAAGCCATGTTGACCGACGCCAGTTACGATTTGGTGGTATTGGATGAGCTGACGTATTTGCTCAATTACGGCTATCTGGATGCGGATCAGGTGCTGGATACCATCGGCGCTCGCCCGCCCATGCAACACGTGGTGGTCACAGGGCGAGCCGCCAGCGAAACCTTACGCGATTTCGCCGACACCGTGTCGGACATTACCGATGTAAAACACGCTTACCGCGACGGCATTAAAGCGCAACCGGGCATTGACTTGTAG
- the ispH gene encoding 4-hydroxy-3-methylbut-2-enyl diphosphate reductase: protein MQAILANPRGFCAGVDRAIEIVDRALEILGAPIYVRHEVVHNRFVVNNLRDKGAIFVQELDEVPDDATVIFSAHGVSLAVQQEAKRRGLKVFDATCPLVTKVHIEVMRYSREGRETILIGHKNHPEVEGTMGQYDTAFGGAVYRVDSPQEVAELVVSNPEKLAFVTQTTLSVDDASIVIDALRTKFPAIIGPKKDDICYATQNRQDALKKLADESDMILVVGSPNSSNSNRLREIAEKRGTPAYLIDGAEDIRAEWLEGKRNVGVTAGASAPEVLVEGVIAHLQAHGAKVRVQDSGITENVSFVLPKALRRD, encoded by the coding sequence ATGCAAGCCATTCTCGCCAACCCACGCGGCTTTTGTGCCGGTGTTGACCGCGCTATCGAAATAGTCGACCGTGCCTTGGAAATCCTCGGCGCACCCATCTACGTGCGTCATGAAGTCGTGCATAACCGCTTTGTGGTGAATAACTTGCGCGATAAAGGCGCAATCTTCGTGCAAGAACTCGACGAAGTACCGGACGATGCCACCGTCATTTTCAGCGCCCACGGGGTATCCCTCGCGGTACAGCAAGAAGCCAAACGCCGTGGTTTGAAAGTATTCGATGCCACCTGCCCGTTGGTCACGAAAGTGCATATCGAAGTCATGCGTTACAGCCGCGAAGGGCGCGAAACCATCCTCATCGGACACAAAAATCACCCCGAAGTCGAAGGCACGATGGGGCAATACGACACCGCATTCGGTGGCGCAGTCTACCGCGTCGATTCCCCGCAGGAAGTGGCAGAACTGGTGGTGAGTAACCCTGAAAAACTGGCATTCGTCACCCAAACCACGCTGTCGGTGGACGATGCCTCCATCGTGATTGATGCCTTACGCACCAAGTTTCCGGCGATTATTGGCCCCAAGAAAGACGACATTTGCTACGCCACCCAAAACCGTCAGGATGCGCTGAAAAAGCTCGCCGATGAAAGCGATATGATTTTGGTGGTCGGTTCGCCCAACAGTTCCAATTCCAACCGCTTACGTGAAATTGCCGAAAAGCGTGGCACGCCCGCTTACTTGATTGATGGGGCAGAAGACATTCGTGCGGAATGGCTAGAAGGCAAACGCAACGTCGGTGTAACCGCTGGCGCATCTGCCCCCGAAGTGTTGGTGGAAGGCGTGATTGCCCACCTGCAAGCGCACGGGGCGAAGGTGCGCGTGCAGGATTCGGGCATCACTGAAAACGTGTCGTTTGTATTGCCGAAAGCCTTGCGGCGGGATTAA
- a CDS encoding Txe/YoeB family addiction module toxin — MKSLVFEGNTWEAYEALRTADKALHKKLCQILKEMLRGDPAIGIGKPEPLRHGLAGLWSRRLSQRDRVIYRFDDNALYILALGGHYDDH, encoded by the coding sequence ATGAAATCGTTGGTATTTGAAGGCAATACGTGGGAAGCCTATGAAGCCTTGCGTACTGCCGATAAGGCATTGCACAAGAAACTCTGCCAAATACTCAAAGAAATGCTGCGTGGCGATCCCGCCATAGGTATTGGCAAACCTGAGCCGTTGCGTCATGGTTTAGCGGGTTTATGGTCGCGGCGTTTATCGCAACGTGATCGGGTGATTTACCGTTTCGATGATAATGCCCTTTACATTCTAGCCCTTGGTGGGCATTACGATGATCATTGA
- a CDS encoding DMP19 family protein produces the protein MNGGLGQFFSNDTGILAPEAAIAFEKLRMPNCADILR, from the coding sequence ATGAACGGCGGATTAGGTCAGTTCTTTTCTAATGACACCGGCATCTTAGCGCCCGAAGCAGCAATAGCCTTCGAGAAACTTAGGATGCCCAACTGTGCAGACATTTTGAGATAG
- a CDS encoding AAA family ATPase translates to MELTSSQKLASYVDALRPIIYIHSFDFQSVDRLIESASKGFTIYEYNEADGYVDFFTKARKESYDLGQFLQFHDDNSPKSVFIVLKDVHHHLDKPDIIARLKSQSLKTIYQANVYVTVFLVNTKLVIPPELEAMITVFDIPFPQHQEIITTIKDYAKGVDLSLEDDVAYELAVSFRGLSNFEIRQILNLAYQETGTLEKKDKVLILNEKEQIIKKSGLLEIIQFNDSLGSIGGLEKLKEYLTAKAQIFNNLGEAKKFGIDLPKGLLIVGMPGCGKSLTAKATANLFQVPLLRLDIGKLMGKYVGESEDNLRKAIKTAEAVSPCVLWIDELEKAFAGVGGTGGGSDITTRLFGNFLTWLQEKESSVYVLATSNDVSKLPPEFLRKGRFDELFLVELPQAEERRKIFEIHLKKRGKFTHDIDTIKLLKSTDGYSGADIEAVVKEVIEAAFVSDDKTVTTAKILKTISETKSISVTLKDKIDDLKKIFERFDFKSAN, encoded by the coding sequence ATGGAACTGACATCATCACAAAAATTAGCGTCTTATGTCGATGCGCTGCGTCCTATTATCTATATCCATAGTTTTGACTTCCAATCCGTGGATAGGCTGATTGAGTCTGCCAGTAAAGGCTTCACGATTTATGAATATAATGAAGCGGATGGCTACGTAGATTTCTTCACGAAAGCGCGTAAAGAATCCTATGATTTGGGGCAATTTCTCCAATTTCATGATGATAACTCCCCAAAAAGTGTCTTTATCGTTCTGAAAGATGTACATCATCATTTAGACAAACCAGACATTATTGCCCGTTTAAAATCACAATCCTTGAAAACAATTTACCAAGCAAACGTGTATGTCACTGTTTTTTTGGTGAATACTAAGCTGGTGATTCCGCCCGAACTGGAAGCGATGATTACCGTTTTTGATATTCCTTTTCCACAGCATCAGGAAATCATTACGACAATCAAAGATTATGCAAAAGGTGTCGATCTAAGCCTAGAAGATGATGTTGCTTATGAGTTGGCTGTCTCTTTTCGTGGTTTGAGTAATTTTGAAATTCGCCAAATTCTTAACCTAGCCTATCAAGAAACAGGCACGCTAGAGAAAAAAGACAAAGTGCTTATTCTGAATGAAAAAGAGCAAATCATTAAGAAGTCAGGATTGCTGGAAATCATTCAGTTTAATGATAGCCTTGGCAGTATTGGTGGATTGGAGAAACTCAAAGAGTATTTGACGGCTAAAGCCCAGATCTTCAATAATTTAGGTGAAGCAAAAAAATTCGGTATTGATTTACCTAAAGGCTTATTGATTGTCGGAATGCCCGGTTGCGGCAAAAGCCTCACCGCAAAAGCCACCGCTAATTTATTCCAAGTACCTTTATTACGTTTGGATATTGGTAAATTGATGGGAAAATACGTTGGTGAAAGTGAAGACAACCTTCGTAAAGCTATTAAAACGGCTGAAGCTGTATCACCATGTGTATTGTGGATTGATGAACTTGAAAAAGCCTTTGCAGGTGTCGGCGGCACAGGTGGCGGTAGCGATATAACCACGCGTCTATTTGGCAACTTCTTAACGTGGCTGCAAGAAAAAGAAAGTTCAGTTTATGTATTGGCAACTTCTAACGATGTTTCTAAATTACCCCCTGAGTTTTTGCGCAAAGGGCGTTTCGATGAATTATTCTTAGTCGAGTTGCCACAAGCAGAAGAGCGTCGCAAGATTTTTGAAATTCATTTGAAAAAACGCGGTAAGTTTACACACGACATTGATACGATTAAGTTGTTGAAATCAACGGATGGCTATAGTGGCGCAGATATTGAAGCCGTTGTCAAAGAAGTCATCGAAGCAGCTTTTGTTTCTGATGATAAAACGGTAACGACTGCTAAAATCTTGAAAACCATCAGTGAAACAAAATCTATTTCAGTAACCTTAAAAGATAAGATTGATGATTTAAAGAAAATCTTTGAACGATTCGATTTTAAATCAGCAAATTAA
- a CDS encoding metallophosphoesterase has protein sequence MNKTPDAVRLFQVTDSHCYASDDSRLTWTDMPIYPNLSLRAMLAHLSAEAQGYSALLLTGDLAQEEIPATYQRINALLNTFPLPVYTIPGNHDIPQMMQENLNGNVTMPEHVTVGLWHLLLLDTHADGKPDGRLTEAQFERFEQQLMTLPENHFAAIFMHHHPVPIDSEWMDVMGLQQKTYFWNLIEHFPQVKVVFNGHIHQEFNGKHEYADGRIVAVHGTPATCVQMKPVRKNIEFDHTKPAWRDIALLADGSVETRVYYLPFAVHADAINSI, from the coding sequence ATGAATAAAACACCTGATGCCGTGCGTCTATTTCAAGTGACAGACAGTCACTGCTACGCCAGTGATGACAGCCGTTTGACGTGGACAGACATGCCCATTTATCCCAACTTGTCGTTACGGGCAATGCTGGCACATTTAAGCGCTGAGGCACAAGGCTATAGTGCCTTGTTATTGACGGGTGACTTAGCACAGGAAGAAATTCCTGCCACTTATCAGCGCATCAATGCTTTGCTTAATACTTTTCCATTACCGGTTTACACCATCCCCGGTAATCACGATATTCCGCAAATGATGCAGGAAAATCTCAACGGCAATGTCACCATGCCGGAACACGTTACGGTAGGGTTGTGGCATTTATTATTGCTGGATACTCATGCCGATGGCAAACCCGACGGGCGCTTGACCGAAGCGCAATTCGAGCGTTTTGAGCAGCAACTGATGACACTTCCTGAAAATCACTTCGCCGCTATTTTCATGCACCACCACCCCGTACCGATAGACAGCGAGTGGATGGATGTCATGGGCTTGCAACAGAAAACCTACTTTTGGAATCTGATTGAGCATTTCCCGCAAGTCAAAGTGGTGTTTAACGGGCATATTCACCAAGAATTCAATGGCAAGCACGAATATGCCGATGGACGCATTGTCGCGGTTCACGGCACGCCCGCCACCTGCGTACAAATGAAACCCGTGCGCAAAAATATCGAATTCGACCACACCAAACCGGCATGGCGTGATATTGCGCTATTAGCCGATGGTAGCGTGGAAACGCGAGTGTATTACCTGCCCTTTGCGGTTCATGCGGATGCCATAAACTCGATTTGA
- a CDS encoding tRNA dihydrouridine synthase encodes MEGVMDHTMRDLLTRVGGYDRCVTEFVRVVDRQLPTRVFYRACPELHTGGKTPAGTPVYVQLLGGDPLYMALNAQILERLGAPGIDINFGCPSKTVNKSDGGSVLLREPQRVHDIVQAVRAAVSPQIPVTAKIRLGFKDSSLLADITHGVQAAGATELCIHARTKQHGYLPPAYWAEIGTVKPHLRLPVIANGEIWSVADAIQAQTDSGCADLMLGRGALSFPDLALAIRARLAGEAYTPLSWAQVLPLVMRYSTELEARAPQYAASFIKQWFTYLRRQYPEAEALFQHIKRMKLPSEIKAAIIA; translated from the coding sequence ATGGAGGGCGTGATGGATCACACCATGCGCGACTTGCTTACCCGTGTCGGCGGTTACGACCGTTGCGTGACCGAGTTTGTGCGGGTGGTCGATCGGCAATTGCCCACGCGGGTGTTTTACCGCGCTTGTCCCGAATTGCACACGGGTGGTAAAACGCCCGCCGGAACGCCGGTGTATGTGCAACTCCTCGGCGGTGATCCGCTGTACATGGCGTTGAATGCGCAGATACTGGAGCGTTTGGGCGCACCCGGCATCGACATCAATTTCGGCTGCCCCTCCAAAACCGTGAACAAAAGCGATGGCGGTTCAGTGTTATTGCGCGAACCGCAGCGCGTGCATGACATTGTGCAAGCGGTGCGGGCGGCGGTCAGCCCGCAAATCCCGGTCACAGCTAAAATCCGCCTCGGCTTCAAAGACAGCAGCTTGCTGGCAGACATTACTCACGGCGTCCAAGCAGCGGGGGCAACCGAATTGTGCATCCACGCCCGCACCAAGCAACACGGTTATTTGCCCCCCGCGTATTGGGCAGAAATCGGCACGGTCAAACCGCATTTGCGCCTGCCGGTGATTGCCAACGGTGAAATCTGGTCAGTGGCGGATGCCATTCAAGCCCAAACCGACAGCGGCTGTGCGGATTTAATGTTGGGGCGTGGCGCATTAAGTTTCCCCGATTTGGCACTGGCGATTCGGGCGCGATTAGCCGGTGAAGCGTATACGCCGCTGTCATGGGCGCAAGTGCTGCCCCTGGTGATGCGCTATTCTACCGAATTAGAAGCCCGCGCCCCGCAATACGCCGCGAGTTTCATCAAGCAATGGTTCACCTATTTGCGCCGCCAATACCCCGAAGCCGAAGCGCTGTTCCAACACATAAAACGTATGAAACTGCCGAGCGAGATCAAAGCGGCTATTATCGCGTAG